In the genome of Desulforegula conservatrix Mb1Pa, one region contains:
- a CDS encoding PAS domain-containing hybrid sensor histidine kinase/response regulator, which produces MTSAKTNEDSTGTKGPCLSLDFEKLITSMKQGFSLHEIVCDHVGRPCDYVFLYVNSAFENLTGQKADEIVGRSVKTVFPGIEPFWIETYGKVAFTGEPVSFEHYTESLNAWFQVTAYSPQKGYFACIFSEISERKRSEEELKLFKTIIESSSEAIAVGKSDGRIIYTNAAHQKLFGIPRSRAVNSNFIESLPIKSAEIVRNEIMPTLMKGDGWQGEFDAIGSEDSLFRLWMRADTVRDKDGHIIHVFGLMHDVSEARLMQAAKRSAEERLQTFMSNVDDAVYFLSLDGNINCYNPACFNFSGYTNEEFSADPKLWQKIMDADDLKTILSTIEKRPVNFVLRDIEFRSMHKNGSWRWINTRITPAFSDKGELIGYNCIGRDITRNKRSETILRMISKISSIFLVSEPERIFNDVLGFLLDSFRSQIGFIAYFENPDTPVFLSTVPNDIFEVCKINGKIWSGFNLCAQSISEKKILFKNGELEFPDGHIRVENAISVPIIFKNSTIALVVIANSSSDFGREDRNILKALSSHLAPVIESHMKTVQKERERKFFAEEKERLELQIRQTQKIEAIGQLAGGVAHDLNNMLSPILGYSELLICDFPDNPDIQNGVFEIKKAAERAKDLVKDLLAFSRKQVLELMTEDLNYIISRMERMLRHVIMENIRVDFTLSDYPINIMVDRGQVEQILLNLALNAQDAMSSGGVLSISTAMVFLDKKVLDAEGKILKSGNYALLEIRDSGCGMRSEVLDHIFEPFFTTKNVGHGTGLGLASVYGIVNQHNGMIEVNSEAGRGSSFRIFLPVSEGFHGRASSVNDTMDSVCGTEVVVLVEDNEMVRFFVEHVLRRHGFNVMVADSSEKGLDLVESYQSDIHLMLTDVVMPEMSGKEFYEQARKLKPGLKVVYMTGYGEDVLSGQGLIGKGDRIITKPFTIAELVSAVRNTLDN; this is translated from the coding sequence ATGACTTCTGCAAAGACTAATGAAGACTCAACCGGGACTAAAGGCCCTTGTTTGAGCCTGGATTTTGAAAAGCTAATCACTTCAATGAAGCAGGGTTTTTCCCTGCATGAAATAGTCTGCGATCATGTCGGCAGGCCTTGTGATTATGTCTTTCTGTATGTGAATTCCGCATTTGAAAACCTCACCGGACAGAAAGCTGACGAAATAGTCGGCAGATCTGTAAAAACAGTATTTCCAGGAATTGAACCATTCTGGATTGAAACTTATGGGAAAGTCGCTTTTACAGGAGAACCGGTTTCCTTCGAACACTATACGGAATCCTTGAATGCCTGGTTTCAAGTTACTGCGTATTCTCCACAAAAAGGCTATTTTGCATGTATATTCTCCGAAATCTCAGAACGTAAAAGATCCGAAGAAGAGCTGAAGCTTTTCAAAACAATAATTGAGTCCTCAAGTGAAGCAATAGCAGTTGGCAAATCTGACGGCAGAATCATTTACACTAACGCGGCCCATCAAAAGCTGTTTGGTATCCCAAGGTCAAGAGCTGTTAATTCCAATTTCATTGAAAGCCTTCCGATTAAATCAGCAGAAATTGTCAGGAATGAGATTATGCCGACCCTTATGAAAGGTGACGGCTGGCAGGGAGAATTTGATGCGATTGGCTCCGAAGATTCTCTGTTCAGGCTTTGGATGAGGGCCGACACGGTAAGGGATAAAGATGGGCATATTATCCATGTTTTCGGCCTGATGCATGATGTCTCGGAAGCAAGGCTTATGCAGGCCGCAAAACGTTCCGCAGAGGAACGTCTCCAGACTTTCATGTCAAATGTAGATGATGCCGTTTATTTTTTATCTTTGGACGGGAATATTAATTGTTACAATCCCGCTTGCTTTAATTTTTCAGGCTACACTAACGAAGAATTTTCGGCGGATCCCAAGCTCTGGCAGAAAATCATGGATGCAGATGATCTTAAGACTATACTGAGCACAATTGAAAAAAGGCCCGTAAATTTTGTACTCAGGGATATTGAATTCAGGTCAATGCACAAAAACGGATCCTGGAGATGGATCAATACAAGGATAACCCCGGCCTTTTCGGACAAAGGCGAACTCATTGGCTACAATTGCATTGGCCGTGATATTACAAGGAATAAAAGGTCCGAAACAATACTAAGGATGATCAGTAAAATATCTTCCATATTTCTTGTCAGTGAGCCAGAAAGAATTTTCAATGATGTGCTTGGTTTTCTACTTGATTCCTTCAGGAGCCAGATCGGCTTTATAGCTTATTTCGAGAATCCCGACACTCCTGTTTTTCTTTCCACAGTGCCAAACGATATTTTTGAAGTATGCAAGATCAACGGGAAAATATGGTCTGGTTTCAATCTCTGCGCCCAGTCAATATCTGAGAAAAAGATTCTTTTTAAAAACGGTGAACTTGAATTCCCGGATGGTCATATAAGAGTTGAAAATGCAATATCAGTACCCATCATTTTTAAAAATTCCACCATTGCACTTGTCGTAATTGCTAACAGTTCTTCGGACTTTGGGAGAGAAGACAGAAACATTCTCAAGGCTTTAAGTTCTCATCTCGCCCCTGTGATTGAATCTCATATGAAAACGGTTCAGAAGGAGAGGGAACGAAAATTCTTTGCCGAAGAAAAGGAACGTCTGGAACTCCAGATCAGACAGACTCAAAAAATTGAAGCCATTGGCCAGCTTGCCGGAGGAGTGGCCCATGATCTCAACAATATGCTTTCACCCATACTTGGTTATTCAGAGCTGCTGATATGTGATTTTCCTGATAACCCTGATATCCAAAACGGAGTTTTTGAAATAAAAAAAGCTGCCGAGCGTGCCAAGGATCTTGTCAAGGATCTCCTCGCTTTCAGCAGGAAGCAGGTTCTTGAACTAATGACAGAAGATCTTAATTATATAATTTCAAGAATGGAGAGAATGCTGAGGCATGTAATAATGGAAAACATCCGGGTGGATTTCACTCTTTCTGATTACCCAATAAACATAATGGTGGACAGGGGACAGGTTGAACAGATTTTGCTGAATCTTGCTCTTAATGCCCAGGACGCCATGTCTTCGGGCGGTGTCTTAAGTATTTCGACAGCCATGGTTTTTTTAGATAAAAAAGTTCTTGATGCAGAGGGGAAAATTCTCAAATCCGGTAATTATGCGTTGCTTGAGATTCGTGATTCAGGATGTGGTATGCGATCTGAGGTTCTGGATCATATCTTCGAGCCTTTTTTCACGACCAAGAATGTGGGACATGGTACCGGACTTGGTCTTGCGTCTGTTTATGGCATTGTAAATCAGCATAATGGTATGATTGAAGTAAATAGTGAAGCCGGAAGGGGTAGCTCATTCAGGATTTTTCTGCCGGTTTCTGAAGGTTTTCACGGCCGCGCCAGCTCAGTTAATGATACGATGGATTCTGTATGCGGCACAGAGGTTGTTGTTCTTGTTGAAGACAATGAAATGGTAAGATTTTTTGTCGAACACGTTCTTAGGAGACATGGTTTTAATGTCATGGTTGCGGATTCATCTGAAAAGGGGCTTGATCTGGTTGAATCATACCAGTCGGACATTCATCTTATGCTGACTGATGTAGTTATGCCTGAAATGAGCGGCAAGGAATTTTATGAGCAGGCAAGAAAGCTGAAGCCAGGATTAAAGGTTGTCTATATGACCGGTTATGGTGAAGATGTCCTGTCTGGCCAGGGATTGATTGGTAAGGGGGACAGGATAATAACGAAACCATTTACAATTGCGGAGCTTGTTTCTGCTGTCAGAAATACCCTCGATAACTGA
- a CDS encoding GIDE domain-containing protein, giving the protein MSRQESDYHLIIKQSVLLADDLKSLSGTLFWESGIDANQSAQTITGSSFATLQKGIRQKLEKAAVVLDQSKIQNWLMPEARTIRYVPKKITGYSIDPSGIHFITQTREIGIENNDQIHIFIGDIKGEAVIQIKEDAGKKAALEQDKPSQAIIRRNRYKKLIANNAIADIYIFSPEGQFKGSARISPAGGISPSGDKKPEASEKLHEIISAIREKAGRLILNMEFGFARISGAYPSYGSGNDEIIENTDKLTKLGNLFVTMDQLKPFPDMKKDLAFLSESYAFISAPPPPIPDPAENIEAKSFETPNAAKSSAPSEDPFAWSNSGHLPPPPDEPTRNLDKKALAIVAFIGLYIFFMLAAKTGKSGFAAGIMDSLIKYCVETGLIFAVASVFLLWFGFRYITNKRLIENIPTSRARSVTMGMSELKGKAVRKYNLVSPISLAPCVYYSIEKFKKNSKGAWTRYASETRSSVPFYLEDETGRILIHPDGASLYGIRKDEYQSMFMMMGIGNATSMPIPPGEKWTEQIIAENSPIYVLGFVSPVAKGADSLKDRLLEKLRDLKQDKSSLMTYDANGDGKISPEEWDIARGEMEEEVLKDTLDGKHHGVEAADSIVLSKPKTPGMPMIIAPTRMEDKITKRFTMLGVASFAGAVVFAVTAIIYGIM; this is encoded by the coding sequence TTGAGCCGCCAAGAAAGTGATTATCACCTAATTATAAAACAATCAGTTCTCCTTGCTGACGATTTGAAAAGTCTGTCAGGCACCCTGTTCTGGGAAAGCGGGATTGATGCGAATCAGTCTGCCCAGACAATTACCGGCTCAAGTTTTGCAACCCTCCAGAAAGGAATCCGGCAAAAACTTGAAAAGGCTGCCGTCGTTCTTGATCAGTCAAAGATTCAGAACTGGCTGATGCCCGAGGCCAGAACAATAAGATACGTGCCAAAAAAAATCACGGGTTATTCAATTGATCCGTCGGGAATCCACTTTATTACCCAGACAAGAGAGATTGGCATTGAAAACAATGACCAGATTCATATTTTCATAGGGGATATAAAGGGAGAGGCAGTAATTCAAATAAAAGAGGACGCAGGGAAAAAAGCGGCGCTTGAGCAGGATAAGCCATCCCAGGCAATAATACGAAGGAATAGATACAAGAAACTTATAGCCAATAATGCCATCGCGGATATCTATATTTTCTCCCCTGAGGGTCAATTCAAGGGATCCGCAAGAATATCTCCGGCTGGAGGGATTTCTCCGTCAGGCGACAAAAAACCCGAGGCCTCTGAAAAGCTTCATGAGATAATATCTGCAATAAGAGAAAAAGCAGGCAGACTAATTCTGAATATGGAATTTGGTTTTGCGAGGATTTCCGGAGCATATCCATCATACGGCAGCGGGAACGATGAAATAATAGAAAACACTGACAAACTCACAAAGCTTGGCAATTTGTTTGTCACCATGGACCAGCTAAAGCCTTTCCCTGACATGAAAAAAGACCTCGCTTTCTTGTCCGAGTCCTATGCTTTCATATCAGCGCCCCCCCCCCCAATACCAGACCCTGCGGAAAATATCGAAGCAAAATCTTTTGAAACGCCAAATGCGGCAAAAAGCTCCGCGCCTTCTGAAGATCCATTTGCATGGAGTAACTCGGGCCATCTGCCGCCACCTCCTGATGAACCTACAAGAAACCTTGACAAAAAGGCTCTTGCAATCGTGGCATTCATAGGTCTGTATATTTTTTTCATGCTTGCCGCCAAAACGGGGAAATCCGGTTTTGCTGCCGGTATCATGGACTCATTAATAAAATATTGCGTGGAAACAGGGCTCATATTTGCGGTTGCTTCTGTTTTTCTTCTATGGTTCGGTTTCAGATATATAACAAACAAAAGGCTGATTGAGAATATTCCAACAAGCAGGGCAAGATCAGTTACAATGGGAATGTCCGAACTTAAAGGAAAAGCCGTAAGAAAGTACAACCTTGTTTCACCGATCAGCCTTGCGCCTTGCGTGTATTACAGCATTGAAAAATTCAAGAAAAACTCCAAAGGAGCATGGACAAGATATGCTTCTGAAACAAGGAGCTCTGTCCCTTTTTACCTGGAAGATGAAACAGGAAGAATTCTTATTCACCCGGACGGCGCATCTCTTTATGGAATCAGAAAAGATGAATATCAGAGCATGTTCATGATGATGGGTATCGGTAATGCCACAAGCATGCCAATCCCCCCTGGCGAAAAATGGACTGAACAGATAATAGCAGAAAACAGTCCTATTTATGTTCTTGGATTTGTTTCTCCGGTGGCAAAAGGGGCTGACAGCTTAAAGGACAGGCTGCTTGAAAAGCTGAGAGACCTTAAACAGGACAAATCATCTTTGATGACATATGATGCAAATGGAGATGGCAAAATAAGTCCTGAAGAATGGGACATTGCACGAGGAGAGATGGAAGAAGAGGTGTTAAAGGACACCCTTGACGGTAAGCACCATGGAGTAGAAGCCGCAGACTCCATAGTCCTTTCAAAGCCAAAAACCCCGGGAATGCCAATGATCATAGCTCCGACCAGAATGGAGGACAAGATAACCAAACGTTTCACCATGCTTGGAGTAGCGTCTTTTGCCGGAGCAGTTGTATTTGCGGTAACTGCAATTATTTATGGCATCATGTAA
- a CDS encoding chemotaxis protein CheD — MNHFRMPKSPGNEKNTAIYGDVATKTLIRMMLAEGSKVQNLEAQIIGGAMNHDLTSADIGRENIHIASAILKKAGVRIVSEDSGGTKGRKIIFDTSTNTTAVIKVDKLRLADWYPYHEER; from the coding sequence ATGAATCATTTCAGAATGCCCAAATCTCCGGGCAATGAAAAAAATACGGCCATTTATGGTGACGTGGCCACAAAAACACTGATAAGGATGATGCTGGCAGAAGGCTCAAAGGTACAAAACCTCGAAGCACAGATTATTGGCGGCGCAATGAATCACGACTTGACATCGGCTGACATCGGCAGAGAAAACATTCACATTGCGTCAGCCATACTTAAAAAGGCTGGCGTACGAATCGTTTCAGAAGACTCAGGAGGCACAAAAGGAAGAAAAATAATATTCGACACCTCAACAAATACAACGGCAGTGATCAAGGTAGACAAATTAAGACTTGCAGACTGGTATCCGTATCATGAAGAACGATAG
- a CDS encoding LemA family protein: protein MSLSLFFMIFILMLLLSLALIGGYGVVVYNSIVMLKNNIDKTWSNIDVLLKQRYDEIPKLVGVCEGYMKHERETLEAVIKARSMHGSATNDTEKLNAENAISSALKSLFAVIESYPDLKANESFRRLGARITEIEDQIADRREMYNESVNIYNIRIEQFPDILVARLFNFLRRTLWEIEPEHRKDVSVNFTGQK from the coding sequence ATGAGTCTTTCCCTTTTCTTCATGATCTTCATTCTTATGCTCCTGCTTTCATTGGCCCTGATCGGCGGCTACGGAGTAGTCGTATACAACAGCATAGTCATGCTTAAAAACAATATAGACAAGACCTGGAGCAATATTGATGTTCTTCTCAAGCAGAGATATGATGAAATCCCTAAACTTGTAGGTGTTTGCGAAGGCTATATGAAACATGAGCGCGAGACCCTGGAGGCAGTTATCAAAGCCCGGTCCATGCATGGCTCCGCGACAAACGATACTGAAAAGCTGAACGCCGAAAACGCCATATCAAGCGCACTGAAATCCCTTTTCGCGGTCATTGAAAGCTATCCTGACCTTAAGGCAAATGAGTCTTTCAGAAGACTTGGCGCAAGAATAACCGAAATTGAAGACCAGATTGCGGACAGGAGGGAAATGTATAATGAGTCCGTAAACATATACAACATCAGAATTGAACAGTTCCCGGACATCCTTGTGGCGAGGCTGTTCAATTTCCTCAGACGCACGCTGTGGGAGATTGAGCCAGAACACAGAAAAGATGTTTCAGTGAATTTCACCGGACAGAAATAA